Genomic window (Nicotiana sylvestris chromosome 7, ASM39365v2, whole genome shotgun sequence):
TTATGCTATGCCAATTAAACTTAGTCGGGTCAGCGTGTTTTTAGATACCGAGTGGTTAAAACCTATATTGCACTAACCATCACTATTAGAAAAATAGAAATTAGCGACTCACAAATTTTGTAGCTAAAGAAAAATTAGCGACATATTAGCGATAGATTATCAAAAAATTCCGTTAGCTAGGAGCAATTTAACGGCAAATTAAAGACGAAATTCGTAgctgattcttttttttttttttggtagtgCGTGGCCCTCAGACCCATAAGACATGGTGTAAAGGTTGAAGACCAAGGTGCTTTTCTTTCGAAGATATATACTGTACTGTACTACACTACTACCATTAGTTCAGTTCCAGCATATTCTAATAATTCTTgtccttttacttttcttttcttgtcCAGAGAAAGAGAGGATGTAAACCGGTGGAGATGACAGTTTAGTTTTCCCTCAAATGACCTCACTCTCACTGTCCCCTTCTCACCAATTTTAGTCTTTAAAGCCATCAGTCTCTTCAAAATGGGACTCCTTAACATTTTCTGCTTTTATGTTTGAGCTCATCTGGTTTATTTATTGATTATGGTATTATCTTGTGGATTTGATTCTTGTGCTTTTTGCTATTACCTTTTTATTTTGGAAGTTAAATAATTTTGGTTCTGCAGGAAGAAGGGTGGCCACTTGGGCTGCAGCCATTGAATGTGAGAGGTGGGCAAGTCAGAAACCGTGGATTTAATGGATCACTTTCCTTCAATACTTTGATCACTGGTTCTCCTTCCTCTTCCACTGATTCTTCTTCTGATCTTGATACTGAGGTCTGTATTTTTTTCATATACATAAAATTAGCTCCTTTTTATGAATAATGTTCTCTACATCCAAAATTAGAAAATAGTAGATATGCAAATACTACTGTTGAAGAGATTGGTTGGTTGAGGATACAATAAGTGGCGGAGCCAGGATATTTTCCAAGAAACTCCAAGGGGATTCAACATGCATGTACTAcatatacataaaaaatataagtcgaattttatatatatagtataatttttGGCTAATGAGGTATGGATGAATCCTGTAATGCTCCCTTGCTTCACCCCTAAACACATCAATAATGGAGCAAAGAGGAAGATATGTAAATGTTCCATTgcctgtttttcttttcttttatttaatcaTCCAAATATCAGGAATTTACTAGTCTAATTAATCTGGATTATATTCTCGTCGAATAGGACTATTAAAATATAAAAGGAAAAAGCATTTACTATTAAATATTTATCTATTTGTGAGGTTCAAACTTAAACTTTTTAACTAAGGATAGAAAGATCTTATTCAAGGGAAGCAGCTATTAATGCTTGTATTAgaatataattatttatattatatCAAAATATGACTCTTCTCCGATCCTACGTGAACTTGATCGtgctttatttttttaaaagaaaaatctcattCATTCATTGCACTTTTGGTGTGTTCGATTTTTCTTTTATGCATGTAGCATCTTCATGTTATACTATATATTGCTATAATGTCTTTTTCTTAGTATATCACTATGGGGTCAATGTCTTATCAAAAAGTGGGAGGGGGAAGCACTTTACTCTTTACACATGGCCTTTCAATTATTATGTTTCCCAGTCTGACTCAGgttcaaataaaaaatatatttctaataatttaaacaaaaaaatctctttctttttatctttcttttctttaatatatatagatgaatTTTATAATCAAGTAATGGACTGACCCTAAAGTCAATATTCTAAATTGACTAAATctttgcatgtttggtttgaacgATGGTTCACCGGAAATAGCGTCTTTATAGGTACAAAGTAGGGGTAAAGTTGTGTACTCTCTATCCTTCTCAACAGAGGCGGAGCCAAAATTTCAACTCTATGGATTCTGAATTTTAGAACAACAATATCAAGTTCCAATAACTTGATTCTAAACTTAATATTTTTTcgtatttaataaattttttaatacaaatatacTGTTTGAACAAAAGCTAATGGACTCGATCCATAATCAGGCTTTTAGCTAGCCCCTGCTTCTTAGGTCCCActtatgggattatactggatatgttattattgttgttgaataaaactttcttttctttggttGTTGCAGTCTACTGCTTCTTTCTTCCATGACAAGAGCATAACTCTAGGAAGTCTCATAGGAATTACCAGCATTTTAGAGCTTTCAAGAAGATCAACAAGAAGAAGAACTGTAGTAGTTGAACCCATATTAAGGGACAAGAAGAAGAGTACTAACAACAAATCAAGAACTTGGTTATTCTCTCTTTGCTCAAAGCTAAGTACTGATGCAGTGAACATAAATACAAACAACTCTACCCCATCTTTAGGCCATTTTCTTGAAGCAGAAAGAAGAGCTTCTGCTTCCAATAATGCTTATGGACCTGATGATTTCAATCATTTATCAGATTCAAATATGAATAATTCATTGTTCATTGGTGGCCAAATTGCTCCTCCTGGCGAGTCAAGAAAAGGGTTATTTGAGCAAGATGAAAATGGTCATGGAAGTCCTTTGATTTTCTCATGCTTATGTGGGAACTTGGTTCATTAATTGACTGATTCCaatcatttttttaaaatgttGTGAAATTTTATTATCATATTTTTTGTTGTCTCCTTGAAAAGGAACATTTGGTTTAATGGGTAGAGGATTGCTTATTTGATTCACGAGGGGGTGAGCACTAAATTAATTTTCATTCAACATCTTGCGGTCCAACATTAGAGATCACATTTCCAAGTTTCAGCATTGTAATGCTTGTATACTTTTTTTATTCAGATTACCACGTAACATAGAAGGATTTTTTATATTATTCCCTTAGTTCAAAATTAGCCCCGTTTTAACCAAATCAATTTAGTCCAAGGTAAGTGCCATTTTAGAAAAGCAAGAATTCGTTAATTACTTTTTTTTAGATCTACATTAGCTCCAAAtaactgatatatatatatatatatatatatatatatatatatatatatatatatatatatatatatatatatatatatatatatatatatcgatttTCTTAATTGGTAGACAAATTTTAAACGAAAAATAAAAAGGACTAGAGGGGGTAAGAAGCATCACAAAAGGATGTATCTACTCTATTTTAGTACTTTAATTGACTAAAAACCTAATAAGTAACAGTATATGATTTTCATATTAGATGGAGTATTACTTTATTGACAATCATacataaaacttgacttttgaatTGTAGCTCGTTTACTGCTCTAGCAAAATATTAATTTCAATATGAGTAAGACGTTTAATTGTCGGCAATATACAAATATTGCAAAAATTTGTGTACTTATTTGCGTATCTGCGCTTAATACATTGAAATTTCGTTGACAGTAAAACAAAATTGTTGAACCGTAAATTTTTTTGAAGTATTTCATGAAGTAAATATTGTTCTTATATTTATAGGTTTATAGTAAATTAAATTTATTTAACGTTATTTACCCTGATAACAATTAACTTTGtacgcggttttaaggatatgtggataGATTCAATACAAGTAATTAAGAATATTAGATAAACGAATTAAAGATGAAATCAATAACCAAACAAGTTGTGACGTTAAGTTCGGGCTTGGATTTTAGTTTAACAACAGTTTTACCCTCGACCGGGCCCTCGATTCGAAACCAAATGTATATGGAGAACTATGAATAAAATAAGAACCTTTCAATGGCTAGAAAGCAGAGAAATAAGTTTATAATTCCTTGATATGCGTGTTACAATATGTCTATTGAATAAGAAACCTCTCATTTATAATAGGAGAGTTTTACCCCTAGTATaattctaaaaaaggtaaaaattcttCTTGTACATCATCACTTATACGCTACCGGCATCGGGCGAGATCCGCACTGTGATATCCGATTGGGTGCGGATATCACGGCCCTCTGTTAGTCGTGTGCAACCGTTTGTAATGTTTTCCGAGGTCTTCGAACTCGTTCCGGGATCGAGGGGTGTTGTCTTGTCGGGCCCGATGGTGAGCACCCTGTTCCGGCCCCGAACTAAAGAATTCTCAGATTCGGTCTCTATCTCGTTCATTCTTACTTTGTCTAATTCACCGAGAACTCGGGGTGTGTGTTGATCCCAAGTtcacccgtatacagatagtcccctcgtttctcatAGAGTAAGTTTGCCGAAACGATGGGAAATGATAGATGTACCCCGATTCCTTCCTTCGTACGTTACAACCAAGATGACGAAGAAGCCAAAACGTCCCATCAGTCGTATCGTTCTGACTTCGGACACGTGTCAACCATCAGCTGGTCACCTTCGAATGTGAAACGTCGCGTAGCAATTACATTTTCTCCTCTAAAAGCTTCAACCTTTTATACTTCTTCCACTTTCCGATCTTATCTTTCATCTCTTTACCTttgatcttcaaatcttcataactGTTCTCAAGTTTCTGCCCAGATCGTCATCCTACCTTCAAACCATCATATCCTTTTCTTCAAGCCTTCATATCtttccttcaaatcttcatatatTCATATCACGATGGCCAAGACTTCCAAATCAGTTCCTCAACAGGctgcttcttcatcttcttacCCATCCACAGGTACCGAGGCAGCTGTTCCCGAAGTGGTTGCCCTCGAGATGGCTTCTCCCGAGGTGGTTTCTCCCGAAGTGGTTGCCACCGAAGCGGCCCCAGagccccccatgaaaatctttatTCCCAGGGGGCTGTTTAATCGCAGACAACTTCAAAGTCGAGAAGGCCTTATCCAAGCAAGACCAAGGTGAAGGGGCATCGAGATATATATGCTCTGACACCGAAGATACCCTCCCCATTGTCGCGATGACTGTAAATAGGGAGGTAAGGACATAGTAGTCCCTGGGCCTGAGGACGATATCACCACTCATGTGGAGGGGTATTTAAGTATTTAGACTAGGCCCGATAGACCCTGTTATTTTGGAATTATTCAAGAGATACGAGGTGTGCCTTGGGCAAATCCACTCGTCTCTTTGGAGGATCATGATCCTCCCCCGTTACTTTGGGAATAACACTAAGTCTCCTCGATTCACCCTCGAACACCTGCTTCGCCTATATAGTCCCCGAATTTTCCGAGGGGTACTAATAAAGCTCACTCGCCGAGCCAGCAAGGCCCCTTTTTCGAGTATTGATAAGGATTGAGACCGAGGCTGGCAGGGGCGCTTCGTTCGGGTGAAGACTGAAGATTTGATCCCTCTCGAGTTTCTGTcattccccgagaagtggaatgCATCTCGTAAGTGTAATCTTTCCTTAAGTGTTGAGTCTCCTTTGTTTCCTTTCTCACTATTAGTATTCGTGATTGTGCAGCTGTTGCTCGGGTTCCCAATGCTGTCCTCTGGCTCAAGCAGTGGATCGAAGGCATCTACAAGCAGATATCGTATTTTGAGTGCTCATGGCGCAAGCTTTCGAAGGACCGATGGGAGGCTCGTTCTCATTGTAAGGCTTTTCTCATAATAGTTATTATTACGCCCCGAACTTACATAACCCTAACCCTTTCTCTTTCCTTTGTAGGTTTGCCTAAGACCACCGAACTTAGGCCGCTAAAAGGGGGCGAGGATGAGTCCTTGTCCGTTGATCCCTCCGTTGCGGGACAGCTCCTGGTTGTGGCGGAGgataagaagagaaaaaggaaatcctCGGGCTTAGAGGGGCTCGAGGTGAAGATAAATAGAGGGCGGCCACTCGTGCTCGCAAGCCCAAGAAGAGCACCAACTCCCGTGCCGGATTCCAACTCACTTAATCGGCTTAGGGATGAGTCTGAAGAAGATGACATCTTTGTCGCTCACGGATCAACCCCTGGCAATGAGAAGGTGACGGTCGAGGGAGAGAGCTATGAGGCCGATCTCCCCCCAACTCGAGGGGCCGAAATGGAGATGGGGGCTGAGACCTTCCAAGAAGCCACTTCTGTACCGAAAGAAGCGATCGATGTGATAGACATCATGGAGACACCCTCCTACACCGAGTCTATGCTTGAAGAGCCAAGCGGGCAAAGAAAAATCAAGTGAAGGAGCACAAAGTGCAAAAGACCCTCTCCACTCCTTCTTCGAAGGCATGGATATGTCCACATTGGAAGATTTTTCTGGCTGGGCCACCTGGAGATACCGAAGAAGGATGTGCCTTCGAGAGTTGACGGGCCGGGCACGAGCCTAAGATTGGTAAAGCAGTTCCTTGCACCGAGCGCAGACCCCGAGCGTAAGAGGACGGTAGTTCTCACAGTCTCAGAGGATGCCCGGATCCTATCCGCTCCGATAGGCGTAGCCAGCTACCTTCGATGTCTGGTAACCGAGGAGGACCAGACAAAGATGAATGAAGTAGGCACATCGAGTCTCTTCAATGAGACACAACAGACATTAAACCGGGTAAGGTTCTAACACCTTCAAACTTCCCTTATGAATAACTTAAAGTTTCCCTTTGATGTTTCTTATTTAGTTCCCTTTCTTTACAGCCATCAGTGCTTCTCCACAGCTTCCTTCGATACCACTTGGAAACTAGCCAGCTCGAGTTCAACATCAAGGAGTAGGCCCAGAAAAAGGATATGTTCAAGCTCCTCAGTGATCAACAGGATGGGATTATCAAGG
Coding sequences:
- the LOC104249088 gene encoding uncharacterized protein At3g17950 — protein: MEEGWPLGLQPLNVRGGQVRNRGFNGSLSFNTLITGSPSSSTDSSSDLDTESTASFFHDKSITLGSLIGITSILELSRRSTRRRTVVVEPILRDKKKSTNNKSRTWLFSLCSKLSTDAVNINTNNSTPSLGHFLEAERRASASNNAYGPDDFNHLSDSNMNNSLFIGGQIAPPGESRKGLFEQDENGHGSPLIFSCLCGNLVH